A single Bos mutus isolate GX-2022 chromosome 25, NWIPB_WYAK_1.1, whole genome shotgun sequence DNA region contains:
- the LOC106701262 gene encoding pancreatic adenocarcinoma up-regulated factor: MLLWLTLTLLWSPTCWAGALYGRGGGSYFSTTKDNENEITGIRVFIGIGGIIKSIQVRFGSSWSEKYGAPGGSPQEFLLQPGEYIIRVDGSYKLFLRHLVIYTSYERKALFGENSGKSFSAFPDGSDKVLTGVFGQHKLLGISSIGFDWDYPIIQ, encoded by the exons ATGCTGCTGTGGCTGACCCTCACCCTCCTGTGGAGCCCCACCTGCTGGGCAGGGG CTTTGTATGGGCGTGGAGGAGGCTCATATTTCAGTACAACTAAAGACAATGAAAATGAGATCACCGGGATCAGAGTGTTTATAGGTATTGGTGGCATAATCAAGAG TATCCAGGTGAGGTTTGGCTCCTCCTGGAGTGAGAAATATGGAGCCCCAGGTGGGAGCCCTCAGGAATTTCTCCTGCAGCCAGGTGAATACATTATAAGAGTTGATGGCTCCTACAAGCTTTTCCTCCGGCACTTGGTCATCTACACCAGCTATGAGCGTAAGGCCCTATTTGGAGAGAACAGTGGCAAGAGCTTTTCTGCCTTCCCTGATGGGAGTGACAAAGTGCTCACTGGAGTCTTCGGACAGCATAAGCTTCTGGGCATCTCCAGCATCGGCTTTGACTGGGATTATCCAATAATACAGTAG